A genomic stretch from Bacillus sp. N1-1 includes:
- the carB gene encoding carbamoyl-phosphate synthase large subunit has product MPKRTDIQKILVIGSGPIVIGQAAEFDYAGTQACQALKEEGYEVILVNSNPATIMTDTTIADEVYIEPLTLDFVSRIIRKERPDALLATLGGQTGLNMAMELSEAGVLKDYEVELLGTKLDAIQQAEDRDLFRTLMNELNEPVPESDIIHNLEEAYQFVKRIGYPVIVRPAYTLGGTGGGIVNNDEELEEIVSSGLKYSPVTQCLLEKSIAGFKEVEYEVMRDGQDQAIVVCNMENIDPVGIHTGDSIVVAPSQTLSDRDYQMLRNVALKVIRALKIEGGCNIQLALDPYSFQYYIIEVNPRVSRSSALASKATGYPIAKLAAKIAVGLSLAEMKNPVTGKTYASFEPALDYVVSKIPRWPFDKFESANRKLGTQMKATGEVMAIGRTLEESLLKAVRSLESNVSHICIPELADLDDETLEKRIRFADDERIFVVAEAFRRGKTMKQIHDWSMIDHYFLVKIQGIIELENKLKENKGNLDLLLEAKQKGFSDDIVATLWNQKELEIYELRTKESIRPVYKMVDTCAGEFESETPYYYSTYEEENESLETPKESVLVLGSGPIRIGQGIEFDYATVHSVWAIREAGYEAIIINNNPETVSTDFSISDKLYFEPLTVEDVMHVIDLEKPKGVIVQFGGQTAINLADELSARGVNILGTSLEDMDRAENRDKFEMAMAELNIPQPEGKTATSVDQAVSIAERIGYPVLVRPSYVLGGRAMEIVYKESELLHYMENAVKVNPQHPVLIDRYLMGKEIEVDAISDGETVFIPGIMEHIERAGIHSGDSIAVYPPQSLSSEVKQTLIDQTITLARGLKIKGLLNIQYVIQNEQVFVLEVNPRSSRTVPFLSKITGVPMANLATKVILGSSLTSLGYETGYGTERDDVYVKVPVFSFAKLRRVDITLGPEMKSTGEVMGRDYTLEKALYKGLVASGMKIPTHGSVLFTIADKDKEEAIDIVKRFNAIGYHILATEGTAHIIRELGIPVTVVNKIGAEKPNLLHVIREGQAQFVINTLTRGKQPARDGFRIRRESVENGVVCFTSLDTAKALLRVIETMTFTSTSMPKFHEKEVVRS; this is encoded by the coding sequence ATGCCTAAACGTACAGATATTCAAAAAATCCTTGTGATCGGATCAGGACCGATTGTTATCGGGCAAGCAGCAGAATTTGACTATGCAGGGACGCAAGCGTGTCAGGCGTTAAAAGAAGAAGGGTATGAAGTGATCCTCGTAAACTCGAATCCGGCGACGATTATGACAGATACAACGATTGCCGACGAAGTTTACATCGAGCCACTAACGCTTGATTTTGTTAGCCGAATCATTCGAAAAGAACGACCAGATGCTCTTCTTGCGACGCTTGGAGGACAAACTGGACTAAATATGGCAATGGAATTATCAGAAGCGGGCGTTTTAAAAGACTATGAAGTAGAACTTTTAGGTACTAAACTTGATGCGATTCAGCAGGCAGAGGATCGTGATTTGTTTCGTACGCTCATGAATGAGCTAAACGAGCCAGTACCGGAAAGTGATATTATTCATAATCTCGAAGAAGCCTATCAATTTGTGAAGCGAATTGGCTACCCGGTAATCGTTCGCCCTGCCTATACGCTCGGAGGAACAGGCGGCGGAATTGTAAACAATGATGAAGAGCTAGAAGAAATTGTTTCAAGTGGACTTAAATACAGCCCGGTCACCCAATGTCTTCTCGAGAAAAGCATTGCAGGCTTTAAAGAAGTGGAGTATGAAGTGATGCGTGATGGTCAGGATCAGGCGATCGTCGTTTGTAACATGGAGAACATTGACCCAGTTGGCATTCACACTGGTGACTCCATTGTTGTGGCACCGAGTCAAACGCTATCAGATCGAGATTATCAAATGCTAAGAAACGTCGCACTAAAAGTAATCCGTGCCTTAAAGATTGAAGGAGGCTGTAACATTCAGCTTGCTCTAGACCCATACAGTTTCCAATATTACATCATTGAGGTAAATCCTAGGGTTAGCCGTTCCTCCGCTCTTGCATCGAAAGCAACGGGCTATCCAATTGCCAAACTTGCAGCGAAAATCGCGGTTGGACTTTCGCTTGCAGAAATGAAAAATCCTGTTACAGGAAAAACATATGCAAGCTTCGAACCAGCATTAGACTATGTCGTTTCGAAAATTCCAAGGTGGCCGTTTGATAAGTTTGAGAGTGCAAATCGAAAGTTAGGAACGCAAATGAAGGCGACAGGCGAAGTGATGGCGATCGGCCGGACGCTAGAAGAATCCCTGTTAAAAGCTGTGCGTTCTTTAGAATCGAACGTCAGTCATATATGCATTCCAGAATTAGCTGACCTTGACGACGAAACGCTGGAAAAACGAATCCGCTTCGCAGATGATGAGCGCATCTTTGTTGTAGCGGAAGCATTTAGAAGAGGAAAGACAATGAAACAAATTCATGACTGGAGCATGATTGATCATTATTTCCTCGTGAAGATACAAGGAATTATTGAGCTCGAAAACAAACTAAAAGAAAATAAAGGGAATCTTGATCTTTTACTTGAAGCTAAACAAAAAGGGTTCTCAGACGATATCGTTGCAACTCTCTGGAATCAAAAAGAGCTTGAAATTTATGAGCTCAGAACAAAAGAATCCATCCGACCTGTCTATAAAATGGTCGATACCTGTGCAGGGGAATTTGAATCTGAAACACCGTATTACTACTCAACTTATGAAGAAGAAAATGAGTCGCTAGAGACGCCGAAAGAGAGTGTGCTTGTACTTGGTTCAGGACCAATTCGAATCGGGCAAGGAATTGAGTTTGACTACGCAACCGTACACAGCGTTTGGGCAATTCGCGAAGCTGGATATGAAGCAATTATTATAAATAATAATCCAGAAACAGTTTCAACGGATTTCAGTATTTCAGATAAGCTATATTTTGAACCCTTAACAGTGGAAGATGTGATGCACGTCATCGATCTTGAGAAGCCTAAAGGCGTTATCGTACAGTTCGGCGGCCAGACGGCTATCAATCTAGCAGATGAACTATCAGCGCGAGGCGTGAACATTCTAGGAACTTCGTTAGAAGATATGGATCGGGCAGAAAATCGCGACAAGTTTGAAATGGCGATGGCAGAGCTGAATATTCCGCAACCAGAAGGAAAGACCGCAACGTCTGTTGATCAAGCTGTCTCGATTGCCGAGCGAATTGGCTATCCTGTCCTTGTTCGCCCATCTTATGTACTTGGCGGAAGAGCGATGGAAATTGTCTACAAAGAAAGCGAGCTTCTTCATTACATGGAAAATGCGGTTAAAGTAAATCCGCAGCATCCAGTCTTAATCGATCGCTATTTGATGGGGAAAGAAATTGAAGTTGATGCGATCTCTGACGGAGAAACCGTATTTATTCCAGGAATAATGGAGCACATCGAGCGCGCTGGAATTCACTCAGGCGATTCCATCGCGGTGTATCCACCTCAGAGCTTATCCAGTGAAGTAAAGCAGACGCTTATTGATCAAACGATCACGCTTGCGAGAGGATTGAAAATCAAAGGGCTCCTGAATATTCAATATGTGATTCAAAATGAGCAGGTATTTGTGCTCGAAGTGAATCCAAGATCAAGTCGAACCGTGCCATTTTTAAGTAAAATTACTGGAGTACCTATGGCGAATCTAGCTACGAAAGTGATCCTCGGATCGTCGCTCACATCACTTGGTTATGAAACAGGGTATGGAACGGAAAGAGATGACGTGTATGTGAAAGTACCGGTCTTCTCCTTTGCGAAGTTACGTCGCGTTGACATTACGCTAGGGCCAGAAATGAAGTCAACAGGTGAGGTAATGGGTCGCGATTATACGCTTGAAAAAGCTCTTTATAAAGGACTCGTTGCTTCGGGTATGAAGATTCCTACGCACGGATCGGTCTTATTCACAATCGCCGATAAAGACAAAGAAGAAGCGATTGATATTGTAAAACGGTTCAATGCAATCGGCTACCACATTCTTGCGACAGAAGGAACGGCTCACATTATTCGAGAACTCGGAATTCCAGTAACAGTTGTCAATAAAATCGGAGCAGAGAAACCGAATTTATTACACGTCATTCGTGAAGGGCAGGCACAATTTGTCATTAATACACTCACAAGAGGAAAGCAACCTGCACGTGACGGCTTCCGCATTCGACGCGAGTCAGTGGAAAACGGCGTTGTTTGCTTCACGTCGCTTGATACAGCAAAAGCGTT